From a region of the Castanea sativa cultivar Marrone di Chiusa Pesio chromosome 10, ASM4071231v1 genome:
- the LOC142614241 gene encoding carboxylesterase 1-like yields the protein MSGQTPPSNPTTDAYQYLQIVNNSDGTITRHRKIPNTPATPDPDHPTPVLSKDIPLNQSNKTWVRIFLPKQVLHNPSSSKLPLIVYFHGGGFIIYSAASTVFHDFCSNIAIDVNAIIVSVDYRLAPEHRLPAAYDDAVETLHFIKTNQDEWLTKYADFSNTYIMGSSAGGNVAYHAALREADQIENLEPLIIQGLILHQPYFGGTQRTESELRLANDPVLPLPLFVNDLIWELSLPIGVDRDHEYCNPTVGGGSQRLEKIRLLGWRVLVIDCKGDSLIDRQIELVKMMEEKGVVVVSQFDEGGHHGVDLGDLSRAKALNVVLKNFMLHS from the coding sequence ACCACTGATGCCTACCAATACCTCCAAATAGTCAACAACTCCGACGGCACCATCACACGCCACCGCAAAATTCCAAACACCCCAGCCACACCAGATCCCGATCACCCCACTCCAGTTCTCTCCAAAGACATCCCTCTaaaccaatcaaacaaaacctgGGTTAGAATATTCCTACCCAAACAAGTACTCCATAATCCCTCTTCTTCCAAACTGCCTCTCATAGTTTACTTCCATGGCGGAGGGTTCATTATTTACAGTGCAGCCTCAACAGTGTTCCATGACTTTTGCTCAAACATTGCCATTGATGTCAATGCTATCATCGTATCAGTTGACTATCGTCTTGCTCCTGAGCATCGTTTGCCTGCAGCTTACGATGATGCTGTGGAAACACTGCACTTTATCAAAACCAACCAAGATGAATGGCTTACAAAGTATGCTGATTTTTCTAACACTTATATTATGGGTTCTAGTGCAGGTGGCAACGTGGCCTACCATGCAGCACTACGTGAAGCTGATCAAATTGAAAATCTTGAGCCTTTGATAATCCAAGGGCTGATATTGCACCAACCATATTTTGGTGGGACCCAGAGGACTGAGTCAGAGCTAAGATTGGCCAATGACCCTGTGTTGCCACTGCCACTGTTTGTGAATGACCTTATTTGGGAGTTGTCGTTGCCGATTGGCGTTGACCGTGATCATGAGTATTGCAATCCAACGGTTGGTGGTGGATCTCAGAGGTTGGAGAAGATTAGATTGCTGGGATGGAGGGTCTTGGTGATTGATTGCAAAGGGGACTCACTGATTGACCGTCAGATTGAGTTGGTTAAGATGATGGAAGAGAAGGGTGTAGTTGTGGTGAGTCAATTTGACGAGGGTGGTCACCATGGTGTAGATCTTGGAGACCTGTCCCGGGCTAAGGCACTGAATGTGGTTTTAAAGAATTTCATGCTACATTCCTAA